Below is a genomic region from Balaenoptera ricei isolate mBalRic1 chromosome 3, mBalRic1.hap2, whole genome shotgun sequence.
AGACACACCAGTGGATGATCCTTCTTTGAAGATTCTTGTGGCCAATAATAGTGATACTCTAAGACGCCTCAAAATGAGTAGCTGTCCTCATGTTTCATCTGATGGTAGGTTATATTTTTTAAGCTTGCGCGATGTTTTTTAttatagtagtagtaataatgcAATTTCCTATTGAAAACTACATGCTTATAAGACATAATTCATTAATCTTTTTTCAAAAGACCTCTTAATGTATAAGCTACGTATAGTTTAAATTGCTTCTCCTAGGAGTATCTTAGTTATGGATATTTTTTATTACatgtataatgatatatatcTTGGCATCCATCTCCTCAGAAATCATTACATCTATTTTAGCAAATAATGAATAACTAGTATCAAATTTAAATTCACAAAATGTTATATTAGTATCCATATTCTTTGTGTTTAAGGATTTTTCCCCATTCCCTGCAGGAATCCTTTGTGTAGCTGACCATTGTCAAGGTCTTAGAGAACTGGCATTAAATTATTACATGCTAAGTGATGAACTTCTCCTGGCACTTTCAAGTGAGACCCATGTTAACCTTGAGCATCTTCGAATAGATGTTGTGAGTGAAAATCCTGGACAAATCAAatttctttctattaaaaaacaaagttgggATGTACTCATTAAACACTCCCCTGGAGTTAATGTTGTTATGTACTTCTTTTTATATGAAGAGGAATTGGAGACGTTCTTCAAAGAAGAAACCCCTGTTACTCACCTTTATTTTGGTCGTTCCATAAGCAAAGCAATTCTAGGACGGATAGGTCTTAACTGTCCACGACTAATAGAGTTAGTAGTATGTGCTAATGGTCTTCAGGCTCTTGATAATGAACTTATTTGTATTGCTGAACACTGTAAAAACTTAACAGCCTTGGGCCTCAGTGAATGTGAAGTTAGCTGCAGTGCATTCATTGAGTTTGTAAGACTATGTGGGAGAAGGCTAACCCAGCTGTCTATCATGGAGGAAGTTTTGATCCCTGATGATGATTATAGCCTAGATGAAATTCATGCTGAAGTCTCCAAATACCTGGGAAGAGTATGGTTCCCTGATGTCATGCCTCTCTGGTAATTACCAAagattcttaactttttttttttaatctgtaagatTAGCTTCTTTCTATCtgcaaatgtaaattttaagatGCATTGCGGAAATGTCttaggtaaaatattttattgtttgcaAACTGTCTTAATGGATTACAGCAGAAACAtttgagaaaataagagaaatttgaaaagaCAGAAACCACATACAGGGCACAGACACTGTATTGTGTATTAGATAGTTGATAGAAACAGTTGGTTTCTAGATAAGTTCTTCAGCCTTCCTTGAAGGTATATTTTGGCTtgctaaataaatttataatattgaGCTTTGGATCCCTTAACTTATGTCATTTACAACTTTATATTGttaatcatttttgtttcatcttgGTATTGatatattttgcaaaatatttagTATTAAAAACTAAGAGTACAATCAAAATATAGATACAGAGGCTGGCTTAATTGTACTCCATTTTTAGCACTATATAGGATCATATTATGATTCAATAAATAACTTCTAATTTTCAGTGCACTTTGAATTCTACTTTATTATATTAACTTGGGAGAAAATGGGCAttagattaaaattaaataatgctaATTCATTTTCTAAAGATACTGTGATTGCTAATTGATTAAATACACTACTGAGATGAAAAGGTAAATTTTTCAGAGTGTGCTTGGGAGGGAATCAGcatttactgaatatatttacTGTGTATCTGAAACTATGCCAGATCCTTTGCAGAAGTGATCTTAGAATTTAATTAGTAACACAGCTAAAACTCTTTAACGGCTGTGTATTTGTTGCCTTTAAGATGAACATATATCCTTAAAATGACCCACAAGACCCTACAAGGTCTGGCTTCTCCCTGCTTCTTTGACCTTGTTTTCTCTTACCAAGTGCCCTTTGCCCTTCTGCTCCCATTCTCTTTCAGTTCCTTAAGACTGCCATGAACCCTTTAGTCAGAGTGCATTTGTGCATATTCTTTCTACTTCAATTACTCTCTTTGCTCCATCTTTCCTTTAGATGTCgtttcctcagggaagcctccgTGAGTCTCAGTGTTCTGTGATTTCCCTTTGTGGTGCTTATCACTATTGTAATTTGCTCTTCACTTGTATGATTATTATCTGCTTCAACCACTGTGCTGTAAGCTCCATCGTTGCAAGATCAAGGTTGGATTTTACTCACTGTTGTATGCCCAGCATCTAGCATAGtgtttagcacatagtaggcattcagcaAGTTTTATATAAGTACTTTCTTTTTCAGACTTGTTCCTCTAAGTCCTCTCCCCAATACCTTAAATTTCTAAGAAatcaattaaactaaaaaaaattgaaatacgttcattattttccagttttgaatatttttataggaaaaaaattttaaatattctcatcTATTAAGGAATTAAAACATATTGTTATTTCTAAATGgtgattttaaaaagtagcacAGTTCATATCCCTTTATTTAGAGACTGTCCTTGTGCATACACTCTCACCACTGTACCATGGTCTTTGTTACTGTGACTCTGAGAACAGGCATTTCATTCACCTCTGTGTTTGAAAGTCTCAGaacacactcaataaatgcttgtgggACCGATATTTCtggttcaaaaataaaacccatttcTTAAAGATAGTTATTACTATTGCAGATCATGTAATTTATACTTTGAGATTTCAGGAGAGTGCAGAAGCAGCATATTATAGGGAGCTTAAAGTCTGATTAGAACCACGGGACAAACAACCATAAAGGAAACGGCGTGAGATGGAGAGGTCAGTCTGACTGGAGATCAGAGTAGTGGTGGAAACACTGCAGAGATGAACCTCCAATCTCACCTGGTGTTACTTTAAGTGTATATACCCGAATGGTGAGGTGATAGAATGCCAGTGGTGTTTGCGCTAGAGGATAATGAAGCAAAACAGAGAGGGGCTAGAGAAGGGAGGTGAGCCCACTAGCATAGAGGGAGAATGAGTACCAGTGGCCTCTTGCGCATTGAATGAGCAGTTGCTGCTCAAAATAGTGGTCTTTGGTGGCCCAGTATTCAAACCTAGTTAGCTAAGCGCTATAGTGACTCTTAGAACAAAAGTCAGAGTAAAATTGATCAGCTCAGTTAAATGACCCTGCTTGGTCTGGCTTACTTTTGATAAATTGAAGAGCAAAGAGTTTAGTATAGCCAAAAacaagatgaggaaatagagtaTTTTTGTTGCTCCATGGAATGAAAATGTCGCCATTACTTTGGAAGTCCATGAAAAGTACTGCTTACCTAAGAATAGAGGTTTCTAGATAAATGAGTGAGTTCAATATTAGATGGATTTCAAGTGTTagcctttgaaaaatattttagttctGTAAGCAAActtgttctttaaaatgttttttatgcaTGTGTTAGAGGGTTCTGGAAAAGTTAGGATAATTTTGTGGGCAAACTGTAAAtggagagaatgggagaaaaggttCTATTGTAGGTTATGTTGAAGAGACACAAAAATAggattctctttgtttttctccttccttataAGCCTTGCTTGCCTCATTTGTATTTTACTAAATATTGGGGAGATAGGCAGATTTTAAAGTTATATGTATTGTTGTTAATATGCGCCAAGTGTGATAAATGTTGTCACAAGGATGTAATAATTCTTCCCTCTCTAGCCTTGGCCTCTTAAATTGTCCACTTACCTTGTTCTTTCATTAAATTACTTTCTTTCGAAAActcaaaacattttctaaataaaaatggattttataGTCATTTAACCTAATATCTGACaccaaaattttaagtatatactATAATCACCTTCAGTAAAGAAAATTAAGTTACTCAGGGCTATTACTTCTCTGTCATTTGAACCTTTACAATACTTTAAACTGAACACTTTAACACTCAAAcctaaaggaaaaggaaattaaaacaaaaaacaaacaaaaaaacctctgatATAATGCACCAGAGGGCGCTGTATTCTAGTGATTCCTAGGAAAGAAGTCCTTTAGTCTAAAGTTTGCATTTCCATTCAACAGATATGAGAGTGCTTGTGGAAAGCTAGGCAGAAGGCAGTGTTCTTGCTCTACCTTGGCGAAGCTCTCCGTTCCAGGTAATGAGTCTGGTTTCTAAAACAGTCACTTCAGAAGGTTGATTATTTAGAAGGCTAAGCATATATTTCATTGTTCAAACATTTTAGAGGTCCTTTTAAAATTGCCTTTGAAATCTGTAtgctatttccttttttgtgatcTCAGTGGGAACACAGCCTTTGTCCGTTGAAAACAAATGTAATCTTTGGAAACAATCTAAAGTTATTTGGCACTAAGGAGACAAGTAAGGTAGATGATCAAACCAGACAGTGCTGGTGTTACGGTTTTCTTTTTAACCAAAAATTAAAGTCTTAATTTTCTAGCCTTGTATAAGATGTTATGACACAGTAGAGAATAGTATCTAACTGGATATGAGAAAGTACTAATTGTGTTGTATAGACTCTAAACTGTCTGAGAGCCATCACtgactctttcttcttcctggacaCCCACCTGTAAGTCCTGTTGCCTCCATAACATCTTCTTCATAATAATAAATACTCATGAAATCACCTCCCAACCATAAAACTACAGCATTGATAGTAACTTAAATTTTTCTGTGTGGTCATTCCCTATCCAGTCCTGAGATAACTAGTGTTCATTATTTGCttgatttcctttttatatatttttatcgcatatgtatatatgttcctAAAAATGACGTTTTGGCTTTAATTGTTTTGACTTTATAAAAAGAGTATCGTGCTATATGTGAtcctctgggctttttttttttttactcagaatTATATTGCTATGATTCATCTATTTTGTTATGTTTAGCTGAGGTTCACTGCAGTATAATATTCCATCTATAACTAAACCACAATTTGTCCATCTTCCTATTGATGAGCGTTTGAGTTGTTCCAGGTTTTGCTGTGACAAATAGTGATTCATGAACATTCTTATACGTATGTCCTAGTATACAAATGCAGACACTTCTCTCCAGTAAAAAAGTTCAATTGACTGCATTTCCTATAGCATATCTACACTAGGAATGAAGTCATTCTACTGGAGTTTTCTACATTCCAAAGAGTTTAAGCAAAAATTCATGAAGAAAGTTTCTAGAATGATGAATTCACCGTACTCATTTCTTACTGACTGCCTAAAATCTACAGAGCCATATTATTTCTGGTCCTTTGAACAttcatatggttttatttctcctttgtacCTGTTGTCAGCATAACCAGGAAAGAATAATAAGGATATACAATGATGTGTAAGAATCAGTAGCTATGATAGGCGTATGGCTAGATGAGGTTGACTGACTTGGTTCCATGAGATACTTCAGGTTAGGATagacctctttctctttctagtaCTCCCTGTAATGCAATCTTTCTGAAATCTAGAATATTCCATATTACCTTGGACTGCTGTCATTCATTACCTGGAAGATCAACTGCTTAGATAGAACGTGGGAATGTGTGGATATAAAGACCATCAAACTCTGTCTTATCCGTGTAAACCCCTCACCCTCCAAGCACTTTGACAAACCTAAGGCTATTGCTGAAATTCTTTACTACCTTAACTCAAAAGAAGGCTCCAGTTTATTCACCTAATATTTATCAGGTTTATGTGTCTAGCATTGTACAACACTCTATTCGTGTACCCTAAAAACACTTCaggctttttcttatttttaagcaGAAAGCTAGTTTTAGAAGTGTCAAAGATGCCGTCGGAACCAGTTTGAATTCATATGTTTATTTATCTTATGTATTCAGGACTgagaaatctttaagaaaaaacacACCCCAGATCCCATAGATTACAGACCAGACCTGAGGGATTAATTGACCCTCAAAACATCAAAGTGGCAATGAGTTGAAATCaacatgcttttttctttcttgcattcATCATGTTTCTATTTGAACACAGGTTTCTTGAAAAGCAGAATATGCACCCAGGTTTTAAGAAGATGGCTCTCTTTAGAAGATCTGGTTATTTGTCTTCCATCTATAGGTACACAGTAGGATCTGTCAAGTCACAGTTTTCAATGTGTACGTGAGATTGTATGCCAGGATAAACTTTCTGCAAGGGCAATAGAGTGCCCAGTTTTTCTCCCTTCTTGATAGAACCTttatatttaattggcttaatGTAGAACATTTTAATACAGAAAcctaaaagaaaagaagtagtaaaattatTCATTATCTGGGTTTTAGTAGCCTTGAATcagaaattgtaaaaaaaaaaaacaaaccagaaatgaataaaaaaatacaaaaagaaaggaCGGTTGATTAAACTCAATGAGGGAgtagaagaaaatgacaaaatcatatcagaaatgaagattaaaattaCAAGATGCCTAAGGAAGAATAGACTCAAATGAGTGTTTTAAAAGGCATTGAAGAATAGCAGAAAAACCCCAGGTAACTGAGAAAATTGACCCAGAACAATGTCAGCTCCAAGACAGATTCCAATAAAACtaatagactttaaagacaaagaaaaatggaaataacaggcACAAGAATACAAatctttttaaatatcaaaagaaaaatttaaaacaagaccCATCAAATAGAGAAATAGAGATAATACCATTATATTACCATAATTACAACATAAAATAATGACAGTGTTTGGACCAAATATATGAGTTGTATCTATAAATGTTAATTCATATAGGAAAAAGATTTTCCTATTGGCTTGGAAAGCAAAATGCAATTCTATGCTGTATACAATGAAACAGTAATTGAAAAGCTAAAAATTCAGGACTGGAAAAGATTTGCCATGtaaatggaaggaaaaaggaaagcaaggaTTATGATCCTGTTACCAGAGAGTGAAATTCAGGCCAAAAAGCATTGAAACAAGACAAAGGAGGACAATGTATAATGCTAAATCCAATGAAGAGATGATTATCCATGCACTAAATAACACAGAAACCATCTATATAAAGGAGAGAATACAGGAGGTACAAGGATAAATAGATAGAAACCCAGTAGTGACAGAAGACTTCAACACACTTGCATCAGTGAAACAGGTCAAGTGGACAGAAGACAGAAGTAAGGCTATAGAATTGTCCTGTCCAACACAGTAGCTGCTACCCACATGTGGCTAGTCAGTGCTTGAAATAGCTAATCTGAATTAGATGTGCTTTAAGTATAagatacacactggattttgaagacagtACTCcccaaaaagtaaaatattactaatttttatattaattgcattttgaaataataatttggAAGTATTAAGTTAAATgtgttgttaaaattaatttcactgtttctttttacttaatgTGATTACTGAAAAGATTGCATATGTGGCTTTTATTATACTTCTATTGGACAGTACTGCTATAGAAGATCTATGGAAAATTAATAAGGTgcattttatgtacatatattgaACAAAAATATGTGCAAGACCTCTACATTGATACTAATACAACTCTAATTAAGCTACTAATACAACAGTgtaagaagacctaaataaatggaaattttaacaagTTCATTGATTGGATGACTTTCATTACTTTTAAGATATCAGTTCTTCTCGGTTTGATCCTGTATGATGAATGCAAACCCAAAGTCCCAGCAAGATTTTTGGTGGAGATCGACAAACTGATTCTGTAATTTATTTGGTAATGCAAATAACCCAAGAATTGCCAAGACAGTCTGAAAGAAGATCAAAGTTGGAAGATTTATACTATTCATATCAAGATGTATTTTAAAGCTATGGTAATTAAGACAGTGCAGTATTTGTGGAAGATTGACAAACTGGCCAGTGAAACACAATAGAAAGACCATAAACAGACCTATGTATATTCAGACCCTGATCTATGACAAGAGATACTGCAATGCAGTAAGGAAAAAATGGTCTTGGCAAGTTAATGGTACTGAGTCAGATGTCGATATGGGGGGAAATTTTGATCCCTATCTGATTCCTTACACAAAAaccaattccagatggattataaATCTGAGTATGAATGATGAAGCAATAAAGCTTGTACACAGAAACATAGGGACAATACCTTTATGACTAGGGTGGGCAAATGTGTCTTAAACGGATAATAAAAATGTGTCAACAGTAAAGGAAAATATTACTAAATTGGActgcattaaaaataagaatttttgtttattaaaaaacattAGAAAAGTGAAAAGGAACCCATAAAGTGGGAGAAGATACTTATAATACATATATTGGACAAAGGACTCATATCCAAAAGACACAAAAAGCTCCCACATACcaataagaaaaaggcaaaaaagccAGGGCAAAATACATGAATAGGCACTTTGCAAAAGACAATATCCATGTTATCAATAAATATGAGAAGGggctcaatatcattagccatcatggaagtgcaaattaaatttAAGTGAGATACTGTTACATACTCATCAGAATGGCTGAAATGAGAAAGGTAGCTAGATAACACCAAGTATTGtgtatggagcaactggaacatTCATACACTCCTGTTGGGGCTGTGAATTGGTACCACTACTTTGGGAAACTGGGTGGCAGTACCTGCTAGCACTGCAGATACGTATACCAAGtaacccagcaactccactcctccAGCGTTCTGCCAATTGCTGAGTATATTGATTCCAGTTATGCATTCTGGTACTGGTGAAATTACCACAGGGTGGATATGTGGATGCACTAGGTCAACTGTAAGATGGACCCTAGGAAAAAACTATGTTGATCACCTGACCCTAGAAGCCCCTAGTCTGATTGATGGACCACAGTGGCTTTTTGGGTCTTTAGAAATTACTGTCAGTTTTGAGCGAGTGTCTTCTTCCCCAGTATACAATCATCCTGCTAAAAGGCTGCAGGTCCTTTTGGGGATGGCTAGAAGTAAGGGTTACAGTATAAATTTTTGGCATTGTAATAGGGCCCTTCCTCAGAAGGACTCAGCCTCCCTTTCATTCAAGGGGCTCTGGGACTGTGAACTGGCTCAAGTCTGGGAATGGGTTGATGGTGTTGGGAGGAAGGTTTTGAGACCCATTATTGTCATGATTGAAGTCAGAATTTTGTTTATCAGACCTAGAGTGTTTCCATTTATACAAATCAAATAAGGCTTTAGTAGGCTGCCCATGTCTTCAGTTGTAGGTCACCATGATTAACTAGACAATGCCACGGGTCTCTGCTTCTGATGTATCTGATTACTGCTTCAGCTCTGCTCCCTGTTGGATAACCGTGCCAGCCTTGACTGCTAAGTGGGCTCCATTCAATGGCAGTAGTTCCTCTTGTCATTTCAGGCCTAGAGAGGATAGCCACTGAATAGCTCCTCAAGGATGTGGGCTCCCTCACAAAGTGTTTCTCACAGCCTTAGTGAGAGGAGTGTCCTCCGGATCCACTCCCAGCAGGAATGCATGTTTATGTTCATGAAAAGAAATGTACAGagagttcatagcagcattttcaTAATCGCCTAAAACTGGATACTGCCCAGATGTCCGTTTAGAGAAGAATGATTAAATAGGTGAagatatatgcatacaatggaatgctcCGCATCAATAAGGATGAAGGGACTTAAACTACAtgcaaaaacatgaatgaatctcacaaaccTTATGTGGAGTAAAAGAAGCCCCACTCAAAAGACTGCGTGCTGATTAATTCTATTTAAATCATTTTCAGAAACAGGCAAAGCTAATATGTGGTGGGATAGTAATCACCCTTGCTGGGAATGATGACTAAAAGGTAGCACATGGGGTCTTTGGACTGCTGCTGCTATTCTTTTTCTTGATCTGGTGTAACCAACAGGCTACACGGGTGTGCTCACTTTGTGACAATTCATGGAGCTGGCCATTTTTGCTTTGTGCGCTTTGCTGTGTGTATGTTCTACGTCAATAGaattaaaacaaccaaacaaTAAGCCCAGTACCTGGAGTACCAGGAGACCCAGCTTTACCTAGAACATAGAGCATTTGAAAATAGTTCACATCAACTCTTGCAGAAATGCCAACATTTTTGAATTGTGGGATTTTGGTGAATGAAAGCGTCTATTCATTATAGATAATACTGTAATGCTAAAGTGATTTTGCTTGTAGATTGTTAAGCAAAGTCACATGGGCCTCAGGAAGAAAGCCCTTCAGTCAACTATAGAGTTAGGTGGGGAGTGTATGCATAAAGAAGATGACTTCAGGGAAAGTGGTGGAACATCTTTGAAAATGCATGGGCTGTTTTAGTTTGGTACCCTTGTCCTTTAGGTCCTAGGTTTTGTCActttaaagaaagaatgaaacgTCTTTGTATAGAATACgcattaaataaataagcatcaAACATCTCCAGTATGTGCTCCAGGTATATACACCACCCCTTACCTCTTCCAGAGATCCGGACACCATTATTGatggcatttttgtttttataaggtTTCTCCTGGCCCACAATCATTCCGGTGAAAGGTGCATACACAGTAGATCCATCCGAGCACAAGACATCCACACCCCGGTGAAGCCTATGATTTCCAGGATGTAAATAAGAATGAACAGACTGAGGAACTGCCCTGGGAATTTTATTGCCCAGGAACATGGTGTTAGCCCactgttcccagaccagggtatCAAAAATTGAAGCTGCTGGAACGTGTTGGAGTGTCCCAGGTTTCGTCACTCTGTTTACCCAATTTTCACCTCCTTCTCTGCAGGTTGTAATAACCATGTTATAAAGGTTAAAACATTTAAGATAGTAAAACACAGGAAGCCTTtaaaaatgttagccattattattatatgGCATTTTGGGGAAATGAGGCAATCCATGTAAGTAAATTTTATAGATACCTGAATTTTGACCCCTGCAAGACCACTTAGAAAAGAGATGACTTTTTATGGGAACCTATTATAAAAGAATCATATGTTACCCTAGTCTTACTTTTCTCCCAATGATCCATAAGTCATTATAAACATCATTTATTGTGTACGGTTTTAATATAGTGAGTGATACCTCCTGCATTTATTAAAGTGTGTGGAGCACAAACACAGAATGATCCCAGGTTGTGAGATTTCTTGTTTCCAACAGTCCTCACTGTTGACACTATGCCAGTTCTCCACCAGCCTCTTCTCCCTTCTAATAGTCTACCTGAAAGTCAGATTCACTAGGATTGTTAGCAGTATGTGTAAAGCAACATTGAGCAGATTCCAAGTGAGGAGCCAGTAAGTTATTGTATGAGTCAAGTGCATAAAGTTTAGGGTATGAACTAATTGAGTCTTAATTTTGGCAATTCAGAGGCCACTTTCCCCTATGTCCTGTCTCTTAGCCCTATTCCAGGTATGTGAGGTTGCTTGTAAGTAGTATCTGTGTGAGTGAGAGTTGTTCTGTGATTAGGATGGAGATCAGTGATACAGTTGGACACATGGCTATTTCATCAGAAAGTGGCACTCCCAAGGTAGTACTGTGCATTGTTGAAAGTTCACAAGTGTGTCCCTCACTGTCTGGAAGAGATTACTTGCTTAGGGCCAGCCTCTGGTGTTCACCTCCCAGAGCCTGGGTCAGTAACACCATGGTTTGATGGGAAGAGGATCCAAAAACCTGAATTCTAGTCCAGCCTTCACCACCTCCAACTGTGTTTGGCAAGTCCCTTAACCCTTTGGTGCCCCAGttcaagttcctcatctgtaaaatgggacagtaATGTTTGGCTTTCACCTTGGAAAAGCCAGGTGAGATGAGTCAACGTGTGAAAACATTGAGAGAAAACACTGCTCTCCTCTCTCTTGCCCTTGTTCAGTGCTCTGTTCCTAATTCAGAGCCCAGAGTTGACACCCTATTCTTGGAAGTTGCTCCAAACATGGTAATGTAACTGGTTATATCTGAATTTTCCTGCTGTCGGAAGGGAAAAGATGGTGAGCACTTGAAGAAACTTCGGGCAAGGACACTAAGCAAAGAGGTTAAGAGCCAAAAGAGGATATGGTTATGTGTGAAACCCCATTACCTTTGAGCCATGTACTGGCCACAGCCGTGGCTGTCACACGTCCTGATCTCATTGGAAGACTTGCCAGCACATATAGTAGCCCATGGCCCAGCCAGTGCTAAAAAGGAGAAATAGGAGAAGCACATTTCCTGACCACATATTCCCAAACTCTACTATCCTTGTGTCTCCCAGTAGATTGAAAAATTCTGTTTTCACTATACTTTCTCTCTAATTTTTCTGTAGTTTAAGGGGTGGTCTTCCTTTAACTCCTgattcagctataaaatgggcTTTTCCCCTGGTCACAGAAGTCTGTTTTATGACATGTAGAGTATTTGTGTATTTCTTTATAAGCATTTACCTTTATCGTTATAGTTTGTTTCAGATTATTCATTAAACAATGGTATACATTgtgcttttcaatttttttttgctcATGACTTGGCATGGGGACCACTATGTTCAggttaaacaaaataaacagcaTGGCTCAAAGAAATAATTCTAGAAATTCTAAAGTAACTTTGAAATGTTCTTTATTGCTAGTCATGATAATCAAATCCAAGAAAATGTTTGAATTAAAGCAGAAGCAAACTCTGCACTAGCAAAGTTTATTTAACATGAAATCTCTTTCATATTTGCAAACATAGAAGAGGAGATTCTTAGAAATAAGAACATGTCAAACTAATTTAGCCTAGAGTGGAGTGAGAAGAGAAAGTGGAGAAGGGAGTAaaacaattatttgaaaaattatgaaGCAGTAAAACATGGAGGAGGGCGATGGCtctctttgtgtattttgtgcaaactttgtttttagtgtaacttctcttttagagtaggcacttgataaatgttcATTTGAATTAGATTTCCTGGATTTCCAATTGTTAACGTTCACAGAGAGATGCGTTAAGAAACTCATCCTTTTACGTCAGGACAGActaacaaaaacagaagcaaaagcaAGAATCTGCTAATTTGgttgttgattttatttaaagatattttgctATTCATTAATATATGTGTTATGAAGAGAAGCTACAGAATATGGCCATTAAGCATATTCTTGAATATACCTCTAAAAGGTGGGTTTCATAAGTCTTATACCTTGGAGCCAAGCTTCAAATCTCTTTGACAACTAATATCTATCCTTCAGAATTGAGACATATATTAGacagtttattaatttattcattttctcttctgctcTGGCAGTTCCCCTTGTCCTAATCCATACTAGTCTCTGTATCAGGAATTTTATAAATCAGATTCTTAtgcaaactttttattttctaattttgttccGATTAAGTCCTAGACTAAGACGGAAAgacttttctatttctctcatgAAAGAAACAACATTCAGGTGGAAATCATTGAGGACCACCCCTCTCCCCCGTGTATCCTTCCTGTTCCATTTTTAATAACCAAATAGACAAGTTTCTGTTGTGATTGTGATGTTAATGACTTTTA
It encodes:
- the LECT2 gene encoding leukocyte cell-derived chemotaxin-2 isoform X2, which gives rise to MFSTGILLLAVLISPALAGPWATICAGKSSNEIRTCDSHGCGQYMAQRLHRGVDVLCSDGSTVYAPFTGMIVGQEKPYKNKNAINNGVRISGRGFCIKMFYIKPIKYKGSIKKGEKLGTLLPLQKVYPGIQSHVHIENCDLTDPTVYL
- the LECT2 gene encoding leukocyte cell-derived chemotaxin-2 isoform X1; this encodes MFSTGILLLAVLISPALAGPWATICAGKSSNEIRTCDSHGCGQYMAQRNHRLHRGVDVLCSDGSTVYAPFTGMIVGQEKPYKNKNAINNGVRISGRGFCIKMFYIKPIKYKGSIKKGEKLGTLLPLQKVYPGIQSHVHIENCDLTDPTVYL
- the LOC132362515 gene encoding F-box/LRR-repeat protein 21 isoform X1, which encodes MDVGEHPMAAVTSFRLFRGNSNLEAFFRMKRNNLSVVNKVVQSSPAVKQPKLGFYSSLNQTHTYTVLLDWGSLPHYVVLRIFQYLPLLDRARASSVCKRWNEVFHIPDLWRKFEFELNESATSYFNSTHPDLIQQIIKKHAAHLQYVSFKVDSSTESAEAACDILSQLVNCSIQTLGLISTAKPSFMNVSKSHFVSTLTVVFVNSKSLSSIKIEDTPVDDPSLKILVANNSDTLRRLKMSSCPHVSSDGILCVADHCQGLRELALNYYMLSDELLLALSSETHVNLEHLRIDVVSENPGQIKFLSIKKQSWDVLIKHSPGVNVVMYFFLYEEELETFFKEETPVTHLYFGRSISKAILGRIGLNCPRLIELVVCANGLQALDNELICIAEHCKNLTALGLSECEVSCSAFIEFVRLCGRRLTQLSIMEEVLIPDDDYSLDEIHAEVSKYLGRVWFPDVMPLW